From Elephas maximus indicus isolate mEleMax1 chromosome 25, mEleMax1 primary haplotype, whole genome shotgun sequence, the proteins below share one genomic window:
- the CENPB gene encoding major centromere autoantigen B isoform X2, whose translation MGPKRRQLTFREKSRIIQEVEENPDLRKGEIARRFNIPPSTLSTILKNKRAILASERKYGVASTCRKTNKLSPYDKLEGLLIAWFQQIRAAGLPVKGIILKEKALRIAEELGMDDFTASNGWLDRFRRRHGVMSCSGVPRPRARNSAPRRPAAPASPAPVPSEGSGGGAGRHTWEEQQPSVVEGYASQDVFSAIETSLWYDFLPDQAAGLCGSDGRERRATQRLSVLLCANADGSEKLPPLVAGKSAKPRAGQGGLPCDYTANSKGGVTSQVLAKYLKALDARMAAESRRVLLLAGRMAAQSLDTSNLRHVQLAFFPSGTVQPLERGVVQQVKGHYRQAMLLKAMAALESQDPSRLQLGLMEALHFVAAAWQAVQPSDIASCFRDAGFGGDPDATITTALKSEGEEEEEEEEEEEEEEEEEGGEEGEGEEEGEEEGGEGEELGEEEEVEEEGDADDSDEEEEEDEEESSSEGLDAEDWAQGVVEAGGSFGGYGAQEEAQCPTFHFLEGEEDSESDSEDEEEDEEEDEEDEDEEDDDEEDGEEVPVPTFGEAMAYFAMVKRYLTSFPIDDRVQSHILHLEHDLVHVTKKNHARLEIPKRPSKGAIMGTSQVGSYRPHASHPSLAGPHPGQSSLGLGPESGLQLLLSQFEFNKSVHRPFVGGEHFNSQRCILHGLGLRLFWGHVLSWFLLAPALVRCGSKC comes from the exons ATGGGCCCCAAGCGACGGCAGCTGACGTTCCGGGAGAAGTCGCGGATCATCCAGGAGGTGGAAGAGAACCCGGACCTGCGCAAGGGCGAGATCGCGCGGCGCTTTAACATCCCGCCGTCCACGCTGAGCACCATCCTGAAGAACAAGCGCGCCATCCTGGCGTCGGAGCGCAAGTACGGCGTGGCCTCCACCTGCCGCAAGACTAACAAGCTGTCGCCCTACGACAAGCTCGAGGGGCTGCTCATAGCCTGGTTCCAGCAGATCCGCGCCGCCGGCCTGCCAGTCAAGGGCATCATCCTCAAGGAGAAGGCGCTGCGGATAGCCGAGGAGCTGGGCATGGACGACTTCACCGCCTCCAACGGCTGGCTGGACCGCTTCCGCCGGCGCCACGGTGTGATGTCCTGCAGCGGCGTGCCCCGCCCCCGGGCGCGCAACTCTGCTCCCCGGCGCCCGGCGGCGCCTGCCAGCCCGGCCCCCGTGCCCTCGGAGGGCAGCGGCGGGGGCGCGGGCCGGCACACTTGGGAGGAGCAGCAGCCGTCGGTGGTCGAGGGCTACGCCTCGCAGGACGTGTTCAGCGCTATTGAGACCAGTCTGTGGTACGACTTCCTGCCTGACCAGGCCGCAGGGCTGTGCGGCAGCGATGGCCGGGAGCGCAGGGCCACCCAGCGCCTGAGCGTCCTGCTGTGCGCCAACGCGGACGGCAGTGAGAAGCTGCCCCCTCTGGTGGCGGGCAAGTCGGCCAAGCCTCGCGCAGGCCAAGGCGGCCTGCCCTGCGACTACACTGCTAACTCTAAGGGCGGTGTCACCAGCCAGGTGCTGGCCAAGTACCTGAAGGCCCTGGATGCCCGCATGGCCGCTGAGTCTCGCCGTGTCCTGCTGCTGGCCGGCCGCATGGCCGCCCAGTCCCTGGACACCTCGAACCTGCGGCATGTGCAGCTGGCCTTCTTCCCATCAGGCACTGTGCAGCCGCTAGAGCGGGGAGTGGTCCAACAGGTGAAGGGCCACTACCGCCAGGCTATGCTGCTCAAGGCCATGGCTGCGCTAGAGAGCCAGGATCCCTCACGCCTGCAGCTGGGCCTTATGGAGGCCCTGCACTTTGTGGCCGCAGCCTGGCAGGCCGTCCAGCCTTCAGACATAGCCTCCTGCTTCCGTGACGCTGGCTTCGGGGGTGACCCTGATGCTACCATCACTACTGCCCTCAAGAGTGagggggaggaagaagaagaggaggaggaggaggaagaggaagaagaggaggaggagggaggggaggagggagaaggcgaggaggaaggagaggaggagggtggggagggtgaggagctgggagaggaagaggaggtggaggaggagggcGATGCTGATGACAGtgatgaagaggaggaggaagacgaGGAGGAAAGCTCCTCTGAGGGCTTGGATGCTGAGGACTGGGCCCAGGGAGTAGTGGAGGCTGGTGGCAGCTTCGGGGGCTATGGTGCCCAGGAGGAGGCCCAGTGTCCTACCTTTCATTTCCTGGAAGGTGAGGAGGACTCCGAGTCGGACAGTGAGGACGAGGAGGAAGATgaggaggaggatgaggaagATGAAGACGAAGAAGATGATGATGAGGAGGATGGTGAGGAGGTGCCTGTGCCCACCTTTGGGGAGGCCATGGCTTACTTTGCCATGGTCAAGAGGTACCTGACCTCCTTCCCTATTGACGACCGTGTGCAGAGCCACATTCTCCACTTGGAACATGATTTGGTCCATGTGACCAAGAAGAACCATGCCAG ATTGGAGATTCCCAAGAGGCCCTCTAAGGGAGCGATAATGGGTACTTCCCAAGTGGGCAGCTACAGGCCCCATGCCTCTCATCCCTCTCTGGCAGGGCCCCATCCTGGGCAGAGCAGCCTGGGGCTGGGCCCAGAGTCCGGCCTTCAGCTGCTTCTTTCGCAGTTTGAATTCAATAAATCTGTCCACCGCCCTTTTGTGGGGGGTGAACATTTTAACAGCCAAAGGTGCATCCTTCATGGTCTGGGCTTGCGTCTGTTTTGGGGGCACGTCCTTTCCTGGTTCCTTTTGGCCCCTGCTCTGGTGAGATGTGGAAGCAAGTGTTGA
- the CENPB gene encoding major centromere autoantigen B isoform X1, protein MGPKRRQLTFREKSRIIQEVEENPDLRKGEIARRFNIPPSTLSTILKNKRAILASERKYGVASTCRKTNKLSPYDKLEGLLIAWFQQIRAAGLPVKGIILKEKALRIAEELGMDDFTASNGWLDRFRRRHGVMSCSGVPRPRARNSAPRRPAAPASPAPVPSEGSGGGAGRHTWEEQQPSVVEGYASQDVFSAIETSLWYDFLPDQAAGLCGSDGRERRATQRLSVLLCANADGSEKLPPLVAGKSAKPRAGQGGLPCDYTANSKGGVTSQVLAKYLKALDARMAAESRRVLLLAGRMAAQSLDTSNLRHVQLAFFPSGTVQPLERGVVQQVKGHYRQAMLLKAMAALESQDPSRLQLGLMEALHFVAAAWQAVQPSDIASCFRDAGFGGDPDATITTALKSEGEEEEEEEEEEEEEEEEEGGEEGEGEEEGEEEGGEGEELGEEEEVEEEGDADDSDEEEEEDEEESSSEGLDAEDWAQGVVEAGGSFGGYGAQEEAQCPTFHFLEGEEDSESDSEDEEEDEEEDEEDEDEEDDDEEDGEEVPVPTFGEAMAYFAMVKRYLTSFPIDDRVQSHILHLEHDLVHVTKKNHARQVGVWGFGHQS, encoded by the coding sequence ATGGGCCCCAAGCGACGGCAGCTGACGTTCCGGGAGAAGTCGCGGATCATCCAGGAGGTGGAAGAGAACCCGGACCTGCGCAAGGGCGAGATCGCGCGGCGCTTTAACATCCCGCCGTCCACGCTGAGCACCATCCTGAAGAACAAGCGCGCCATCCTGGCGTCGGAGCGCAAGTACGGCGTGGCCTCCACCTGCCGCAAGACTAACAAGCTGTCGCCCTACGACAAGCTCGAGGGGCTGCTCATAGCCTGGTTCCAGCAGATCCGCGCCGCCGGCCTGCCAGTCAAGGGCATCATCCTCAAGGAGAAGGCGCTGCGGATAGCCGAGGAGCTGGGCATGGACGACTTCACCGCCTCCAACGGCTGGCTGGACCGCTTCCGCCGGCGCCACGGTGTGATGTCCTGCAGCGGCGTGCCCCGCCCCCGGGCGCGCAACTCTGCTCCCCGGCGCCCGGCGGCGCCTGCCAGCCCGGCCCCCGTGCCCTCGGAGGGCAGCGGCGGGGGCGCGGGCCGGCACACTTGGGAGGAGCAGCAGCCGTCGGTGGTCGAGGGCTACGCCTCGCAGGACGTGTTCAGCGCTATTGAGACCAGTCTGTGGTACGACTTCCTGCCTGACCAGGCCGCAGGGCTGTGCGGCAGCGATGGCCGGGAGCGCAGGGCCACCCAGCGCCTGAGCGTCCTGCTGTGCGCCAACGCGGACGGCAGTGAGAAGCTGCCCCCTCTGGTGGCGGGCAAGTCGGCCAAGCCTCGCGCAGGCCAAGGCGGCCTGCCCTGCGACTACACTGCTAACTCTAAGGGCGGTGTCACCAGCCAGGTGCTGGCCAAGTACCTGAAGGCCCTGGATGCCCGCATGGCCGCTGAGTCTCGCCGTGTCCTGCTGCTGGCCGGCCGCATGGCCGCCCAGTCCCTGGACACCTCGAACCTGCGGCATGTGCAGCTGGCCTTCTTCCCATCAGGCACTGTGCAGCCGCTAGAGCGGGGAGTGGTCCAACAGGTGAAGGGCCACTACCGCCAGGCTATGCTGCTCAAGGCCATGGCTGCGCTAGAGAGCCAGGATCCCTCACGCCTGCAGCTGGGCCTTATGGAGGCCCTGCACTTTGTGGCCGCAGCCTGGCAGGCCGTCCAGCCTTCAGACATAGCCTCCTGCTTCCGTGACGCTGGCTTCGGGGGTGACCCTGATGCTACCATCACTACTGCCCTCAAGAGTGagggggaggaagaagaagaggaggaggaggaggaagaggaagaagaggaggaggagggaggggaggagggagaaggcgaggaggaaggagaggaggagggtggggagggtgaggagctgggagaggaagaggaggtggaggaggagggcGATGCTGATGACAGtgatgaagaggaggaggaagacgaGGAGGAAAGCTCCTCTGAGGGCTTGGATGCTGAGGACTGGGCCCAGGGAGTAGTGGAGGCTGGTGGCAGCTTCGGGGGCTATGGTGCCCAGGAGGAGGCCCAGTGTCCTACCTTTCATTTCCTGGAAGGTGAGGAGGACTCCGAGTCGGACAGTGAGGACGAGGAGGAAGATgaggaggaggatgaggaagATGAAGACGAAGAAGATGATGATGAGGAGGATGGTGAGGAGGTGCCTGTGCCCACCTTTGGGGAGGCCATGGCTTACTTTGCCATGGTCAAGAGGTACCTGACCTCCTTCCCTATTGACGACCGTGTGCAGAGCCACATTCTCCACTTGGAACATGATTTGGTCCATGTGACCAAGAAGAACCATGCCAGGCAGGTGGGAGTGTGGGGTTTTGGGCATCAGAGCTGA
- the SPEF1 gene encoding sperm flagellar protein 1 — protein MAGSVDEEALHQLYLWVDNIPLSRPKRNLSRDFSDGVLVAEIVKFYFPKMVEMHNYVPANSLQQKLSNWGHLNRKVLNKLNFSVPEDVMRKIAQCAPGVVELVLIPLRQRLEERQRRRKQGLGSSQELAPQDGSGYMDVDLSQKARGEGAPEPQGGGPLKGGRLPAPRPPGYSQALQGDPSFILQIAEKDQELLASQETVQVLQMKVRRLEHLLQLKNVRIDDLSRRLQQAQRKQR, from the exons ATGGCGGGCAGTGTGGACGAGGAAGCACTGCACCAGCTGTACCTGTGGGTAGACAACATCCCTCTGTCCCGGCCCAAGCGAAACCTTTCCCGGGACTTCAGTGACGGAG TCCTGGTTGCGGAGATCGTCAAGTTTTACTTTCCCAAGATGGTGGAGATGCACAATTATGTCCCGGCCAACTCTCTCCAGCAGAAGCTCAGCAACTGGGGTCACCTGAATAG GAAAGTGCTGAATAAGCTAAACTTCTCAGTACCGGAGGACGTGATGCGCAAGATCGCGCAGTGCGCCCCGGGCGTGGTGGAGCTGGTGCTCATCCCGCTACGGCAGCGCTTGGAGGAGCGGCAGAGGCGCAGGAAGCAGGGCTTGGGCTCCTCGCAG GAGCTGGCTCCCCAGGATGGCAGCGGCTACATGGATGTGG ATTTGTCCCAGAAGGCCCGAGGAGAAGGTGCCCCAGAACCACAGGGAGGAGGACCACTCAA GGGGGGCCGGCTGCCTGCGCCCAGGCCTCCGGGATACAGCCAGGCGCTGCAGGGCGACCCAAGCTTCATCCTTCAGATCGCTGAGAAGGATCAGGAGCTGTTGGCCTCGCAGGAGACGGTGCAG GTCCTGCAGATGAAGGTGAGGCGCCTGGAGCACCTGCTCCAGCTCAAAAACGTGCGCATCGACGACCTCTCCCGGAGGCTCCAGCAGGCGCAGCGGAAGCAGCGGTGA
- the CENPB gene encoding major centromere autoantigen B isoform X3: MGPKRRQLTFREKSRIIQEVEENPDLRKGEIARRFNIPPSTLSTILKNKRAILASERKYGVASTCRKTNKLSPYDKLEGLLIAWFQQIRAAGLPVKGIILKEKALRIAEELGMDDFTASNGWLDRFRRRHGVMSCSGVPRPRARNSAPRRPAAPASPAPVPSEGSGGGAGRHTWEEQQPSVVEGYASQDVFSAIETSLWYDFLPDQAAGLCGSDGRERRATQRLSVLLCANADGSEKLPPLVAGKSAKPRAGQGGLPCDYTANSKGGVTSQVLAKYLKALDARMAAESRRVLLLAGRMAAQSLDTSNLRHVQLAFFPSGTVQPLERGVVQQVKGHYRQAMLLKAMAALESQDPSRLQLGLMEALHFVAAAWQAVQPSDIASCFRDAGFGGDPDATITTALKSEGEEEEEEEEEEEEEEEEEGGEEGEGEEEGEEEGGEGEELGEEEEVEEEGDADDSDEEEEEDEEESSSEGLDAEDWAQGVVEAGGSFGGYGAQEEAQCPTFHFLEGEEDSESDSEDEEEDEEEDEEDEDEEDDDEEDGEEVPVPTFGEAMAYFAMVKRYLTSFPIDDRVQSHILHLEHDLVHVTKKNHARPSRLQD, encoded by the exons ATGGGCCCCAAGCGACGGCAGCTGACGTTCCGGGAGAAGTCGCGGATCATCCAGGAGGTGGAAGAGAACCCGGACCTGCGCAAGGGCGAGATCGCGCGGCGCTTTAACATCCCGCCGTCCACGCTGAGCACCATCCTGAAGAACAAGCGCGCCATCCTGGCGTCGGAGCGCAAGTACGGCGTGGCCTCCACCTGCCGCAAGACTAACAAGCTGTCGCCCTACGACAAGCTCGAGGGGCTGCTCATAGCCTGGTTCCAGCAGATCCGCGCCGCCGGCCTGCCAGTCAAGGGCATCATCCTCAAGGAGAAGGCGCTGCGGATAGCCGAGGAGCTGGGCATGGACGACTTCACCGCCTCCAACGGCTGGCTGGACCGCTTCCGCCGGCGCCACGGTGTGATGTCCTGCAGCGGCGTGCCCCGCCCCCGGGCGCGCAACTCTGCTCCCCGGCGCCCGGCGGCGCCTGCCAGCCCGGCCCCCGTGCCCTCGGAGGGCAGCGGCGGGGGCGCGGGCCGGCACACTTGGGAGGAGCAGCAGCCGTCGGTGGTCGAGGGCTACGCCTCGCAGGACGTGTTCAGCGCTATTGAGACCAGTCTGTGGTACGACTTCCTGCCTGACCAGGCCGCAGGGCTGTGCGGCAGCGATGGCCGGGAGCGCAGGGCCACCCAGCGCCTGAGCGTCCTGCTGTGCGCCAACGCGGACGGCAGTGAGAAGCTGCCCCCTCTGGTGGCGGGCAAGTCGGCCAAGCCTCGCGCAGGCCAAGGCGGCCTGCCCTGCGACTACACTGCTAACTCTAAGGGCGGTGTCACCAGCCAGGTGCTGGCCAAGTACCTGAAGGCCCTGGATGCCCGCATGGCCGCTGAGTCTCGCCGTGTCCTGCTGCTGGCCGGCCGCATGGCCGCCCAGTCCCTGGACACCTCGAACCTGCGGCATGTGCAGCTGGCCTTCTTCCCATCAGGCACTGTGCAGCCGCTAGAGCGGGGAGTGGTCCAACAGGTGAAGGGCCACTACCGCCAGGCTATGCTGCTCAAGGCCATGGCTGCGCTAGAGAGCCAGGATCCCTCACGCCTGCAGCTGGGCCTTATGGAGGCCCTGCACTTTGTGGCCGCAGCCTGGCAGGCCGTCCAGCCTTCAGACATAGCCTCCTGCTTCCGTGACGCTGGCTTCGGGGGTGACCCTGATGCTACCATCACTACTGCCCTCAAGAGTGagggggaggaagaagaagaggaggaggaggaggaagaggaagaagaggaggaggagggaggggaggagggagaaggcgaggaggaaggagaggaggagggtggggagggtgaggagctgggagaggaagaggaggtggaggaggagggcGATGCTGATGACAGtgatgaagaggaggaggaagacgaGGAGGAAAGCTCCTCTGAGGGCTTGGATGCTGAGGACTGGGCCCAGGGAGTAGTGGAGGCTGGTGGCAGCTTCGGGGGCTATGGTGCCCAGGAGGAGGCCCAGTGTCCTACCTTTCATTTCCTGGAAGGTGAGGAGGACTCCGAGTCGGACAGTGAGGACGAGGAGGAAGATgaggaggaggatgaggaagATGAAGACGAAGAAGATGATGATGAGGAGGATGGTGAGGAGGTGCCTGTGCCCACCTTTGGGGAGGCCATGGCTTACTTTGCCATGGTCAAGAGGTACCTGACCTCCTTCCCTATTGACGACCGTGTGCAGAGCCACATTCTCCACTTGGAACATGATTTGGTCCATGTGACCAAGAAGAACCATGCCAG GCCTTCAAGGCTTCAAGACTAA